From Xylanivirga thermophila:
GGTAGGTGAGTGGATAAAAAATATAAATTGACCAAAAATGCAGAATTTGCACGCCTTTATAAGAGGGGCAAGGCTGTATCAAACAAGGTATTAGTACTTGTATATGGGAAGAATAGATTGGGATACAGTAGAGTAGGTTTTTCTGTAAATAAAAAGTTTGGAAATGCAGTGCAGAGAAATAGGATAAAAAGACAATTGAGAGAGATATATAGATTGAATTGCGAATCGGTAAGATCTGGATTTGATATGGTGTTTATAGTGAGAAAAAATGCACATGGAGCTGATTATTGGACGCTTGAGGAAGGTTTGTTAGAATTAATAAAGAGGGCTCGATTGTTAAAATGAAAAAGTTTTTTATATTTTTAATAAAATTT
This genomic window contains:
- the rnpA gene encoding ribonuclease P protein component; amino-acid sequence: MDKKYKLTKNAEFARLYKRGKAVSNKVLVLVYGKNRLGYSRVGFSVNKKFGNAVQRNRIKRQLREIYRLNCESVRSGFDMVFIVRKNAHGADYWTLEEGLLELIKRARLLK